A single genomic interval of Spirosoma linguale DSM 74 harbors:
- a CDS encoding PAS/PAC sensor signal transduction histidine kinase (KEGG: psa:PST_1123 sensor histidine kinase/response regulator~TIGRFAM: PAS sensor protein~PFAM: ATP-binding region ATPase domain protein; PAS fold domain protein; histidine kinase A domain protein~SMART: ATP-binding region ATPase domain protein; histidine kinase A domain protein; PAS domain containing protein): MSGDSFEAVFSHATIAIIVSDAQGSIMSANQYAHSLFGYEQDEMSGLSIDVLVPAAVTGRHKQLRASFMADPQVRAMGHGRDLYARRKDDTVFPAEISLSYFRQADTLCVVAYILDITFKKDAEHAMLEQKRRIEQLNGELEQKVVNRTRALMATLHQLEQSKDELAKALATERELGELKSRFVSMASHEFRTPLSAILTSASLVEKYPRVEQQEKRLRHIQRIRMSVNHLNDILEEFLSVGRLEEGRIEARKSWVELPQIVNEAMADLQGMLKKGQQIRTEFDCPQPVLTDKSLLRKITVNLLSNAIKYSGENKVVQLKVLVLDKLIQIIVSDEGIGISEDDQKRLFERFFRAKNATNFEGTGLGLHIVAKYIELLNGSIELSSRLGEGTTVTLLLPYEKYSVN; this comes from the coding sequence ATGTCTGGCGACTCATTTGAGGCTGTTTTCTCGCATGCTACCATTGCCATCATTGTTTCTGATGCGCAGGGAAGTATCATGTCGGCTAACCAGTATGCCCATAGTCTCTTTGGCTATGAGCAGGATGAAATGAGCGGCCTCAGTATTGATGTGTTAGTGCCGGCGGCCGTTACAGGTCGCCACAAGCAGTTGCGGGCTTCTTTTATGGCTGATCCGCAAGTTCGAGCAATGGGCCATGGTCGTGATTTATACGCCCGGCGCAAAGACGATACCGTATTCCCGGCGGAGATAAGCTTAAGCTATTTCCGGCAAGCCGATACGTTGTGCGTAGTGGCGTATATACTCGATATCACGTTTAAAAAGGATGCCGAGCATGCCATGCTGGAGCAGAAAAGACGAATTGAGCAGCTTAATGGCGAGCTGGAACAGAAAGTGGTCAACCGAACGCGTGCGCTCATGGCTACCCTCCACCAGCTCGAACAGTCTAAAGATGAACTGGCAAAAGCATTGGCTACCGAACGTGAACTGGGTGAATTGAAGTCGCGCTTTGTCTCTATGGCTTCGCACGAGTTCAGAACGCCCCTGAGCGCCATTCTCACATCGGCATCGCTTGTTGAGAAGTACCCGCGCGTTGAGCAGCAGGAAAAGCGACTTCGACACATCCAGCGAATCAGAATGTCCGTAAATCACCTGAATGATATTCTGGAAGAGTTTTTGTCGGTGGGCAGGCTGGAAGAAGGGCGTATCGAGGCCCGGAAATCGTGGGTTGAGTTACCCCAGATTGTCAATGAGGCCATGGCCGATCTACAGGGTATGCTGAAAAAAGGGCAGCAAATTCGGACGGAGTTCGACTGTCCGCAGCCTGTTTTAACGGATAAATCGCTCCTGCGAAAGATAACGGTGAACCTCCTGTCCAATGCCATAAAGTATTCTGGCGAGAATAAGGTGGTTCAACTCAAGGTCCTGGTCCTGGATAAGTTGATCCAGATTATCGTCAGTGACGAAGGAATCGGCATATCGGAAGATGACCAGAAACGGCTCTTTGAACGTTTTTTTCGCGCTAAAAACGCTACCAATTTTGAAGGTACCGGACTCGGCCTTCACATCGTTGCCAAATACATCGAACTGCTCAATGGGTCAATCGAACTGTCAAGCCGGTTAGGTGAAGGCACTACCGTAACTCTTTTACTACCTTATGAAAAATATTCTGTTAATTGA
- a CDS encoding alpha/beta hydrolase fold protein (PFAM: alpha/beta hydrolase fold~KEGG: azc:AZC_4505 putative hydrolase) has translation MPYVETNGINLYYEERGSGEPLLLIMGITAPGSVWARHADDWQNHFRCILSDNRGVGRSDKPAGPYTTAQMADDYAGLIDTLGLGKVRVAGVSMGSTIAQQLALRHPDKVHSLVLLCPWARCDRTAEAIFRHMATIKARLRPEEFANYIQFLIYAKRSWDDDATFAGLVEGRQQAAIDPMPQPLHGLEGQAEACITHNTLADLPSIDKPCLVIGGRKDIFTPVWMTEEVAGAIPNSELHLYEDAGHAFHWECIDDFNPRVRDWLLAH, from the coding sequence ATGCCTTACGTAGAAACCAACGGCATCAATTTATATTACGAAGAGCGGGGGAGTGGAGAGCCACTGCTGCTGATTATGGGCATCACCGCCCCCGGTTCCGTTTGGGCCAGACATGCCGATGACTGGCAGAATCACTTTCGCTGTATCCTTAGTGATAACCGGGGCGTAGGTCGGTCCGATAAGCCAGCAGGTCCGTACACAACTGCCCAAATGGCCGACGATTATGCCGGGCTTATTGATACCCTCGGGCTGGGAAAAGTACGGGTTGCGGGTGTGTCGATGGGGAGTACCATTGCCCAGCAATTAGCGTTGCGGCATCCGGATAAAGTGCATTCGCTGGTGCTGCTCTGCCCCTGGGCCCGCTGCGACCGTACCGCCGAAGCGATCTTCCGGCACATGGCTACCATCAAGGCCCGGCTCCGTCCCGAAGAGTTTGCCAATTATATTCAGTTCCTGATCTATGCCAAGCGTAGCTGGGATGATGATGCCACCTTTGCCGGCCTTGTGGAGGGACGGCAGCAGGCCGCTATTGATCCAATGCCGCAGCCACTACATGGTTTGGAGGGTCAGGCTGAGGCCTGCATTACTCACAACACCCTGGCCGATTTACCGTCCATTGACAAGCCCTGTCTGGTCATTGGTGGTCGGAAAGATATTTTTACCCCTGTCTGGATGACCGAAGAAGTGGCGGGAGCCATTCCGAACAGCGAACTACATCTGTATGAAGACGCTGGTCATGCTTTCCATTGGGAGTGTATCGACGATTTCAACCCACGAGTGCGAGATTGGCTGCTGGCTCATTAG
- a CDS encoding Xylose isomerase domain protein TIM barrel (PFAM: Xylose isomerase domain protein TIM barrel~KEGG: mlo:mlr7228 hypothetical protein) — MSSPVSFRFGAEAYTWFMNNNGLTHANRLGHMIDITARAGFDGIEPIFNWMGDLPDPESLGQKLTEQGVELAAIALALDWNGTEETEQERYEADRAIALLKHFPGALLCTVQKPTGRHELETRRRNLVNIVNRVSRRAVDQGVPCSFHPNSPHSSITRTEEDYRVIIESLDASVTGWTPDVGHLINGGMDPLTKMKEYASLINLVHYKDWNGEPEFALLGKGKVDFHSITKWLIEQEYDGWIICEDEGPEAMDDPDGVTLHDGRWVYETLLPSV, encoded by the coding sequence ATGTCTTCTCCTGTTTCTTTTCGCTTCGGCGCCGAAGCGTATACCTGGTTCATGAACAACAACGGTCTGACCCACGCCAACCGCCTGGGGCACATGATCGACATTACAGCGCGGGCGGGTTTTGATGGTATTGAACCCATTTTCAACTGGATGGGCGATTTGCCCGATCCGGAAAGTCTGGGCCAGAAATTAACCGAACAGGGTGTTGAGTTAGCCGCAATAGCGCTCGCCCTCGACTGGAACGGCACCGAGGAAACCGAACAGGAACGCTACGAAGCCGACCGCGCCATTGCCCTGCTGAAACATTTTCCGGGGGCACTGCTCTGTACCGTGCAGAAACCCACTGGGCGGCACGAACTCGAAACCCGCCGGCGGAATCTTGTTAACATTGTCAACCGGGTATCGCGTCGGGCGGTCGATCAGGGCGTGCCGTGCAGCTTCCACCCCAACTCCCCCCACTCATCCATTACGCGTACCGAAGAAGATTATCGGGTCATCATCGAATCGCTGGATGCTTCGGTAACGGGCTGGACGCCGGACGTGGGGCATCTTATCAACGGCGGCATGGACCCGCTCACCAAGATGAAAGAGTATGCATCGCTCATCAATCTGGTGCATTACAAAGACTGGAACGGTGAACCCGAATTTGCCCTGCTCGGCAAAGGGAAAGTTGACTTCCATAGCATCACAAAATGGTTGATTGAACAGGAATACGATGGCTGGATCATCTGCGAAGACGAAGGTCCCGAAGCCATGGACGACCCGGACGGCGTTACCCTGCACGACGGCCGCTGGGTGTATGAAACCCTGCTTCCATCGGTGTAG
- a CDS encoding Xylose isomerase domain protein TIM barrel (PFAM: Xylose isomerase domain protein TIM barrel~KEGG: mlo:mll3360 D-tagatose 3-epimerase): MSLSNVSGMPAGQWAPIGFNLLVWTAAISEEMNPVAERLKTIGYDGVECFIDQQDVRVYQQFGDHLKQLGLQSTCVTVVGPDENPASESAKVREQAVVQLKGVVDRAHALGATVICGPFHSAFATFSRREPQPDEYAYSAEVLHTVGEYAKQANIVLAPEALNRFECYLCNTMSQLIELVRKADHSNVRAMFDTHHANMEEKHFPDAIRTIAPVLAHVHISENDRGTPGDGHIPWDDTFRTLSELNYSGWMTIEAFTRNDINFANSINVWREFSKPWDIAENGLKFIKAMQAKYANV, encoded by the coding sequence ATGTCTTTATCGAATGTATCGGGTATGCCGGCGGGCCAGTGGGCACCAATTGGCTTCAATTTGTTAGTCTGGACGGCCGCCATATCCGAAGAAATGAACCCCGTTGCTGAACGCCTGAAAACGATTGGCTACGACGGCGTTGAATGCTTTATTGACCAGCAGGACGTTCGTGTTTATCAGCAATTCGGCGACCACCTGAAGCAGCTGGGGTTGCAAAGTACCTGTGTAACCGTGGTCGGGCCAGACGAGAATCCGGCCAGCGAATCGGCCAAAGTGCGCGAACAGGCGGTCGTTCAATTGAAAGGCGTAGTCGACCGGGCGCATGCGCTGGGCGCAACGGTCATTTGTGGGCCGTTCCACTCCGCCTTTGCCACTTTCTCCCGACGCGAACCGCAACCTGACGAATACGCTTACAGTGCCGAGGTGCTGCATACGGTGGGCGAGTATGCCAAACAGGCAAATATCGTCCTGGCCCCCGAAGCCCTCAACCGGTTTGAGTGTTACCTCTGCAACACCATGAGTCAACTGATCGAACTGGTACGGAAGGCCGATCATTCCAATGTGCGGGCCATGTTCGATACCCACCATGCCAACATGGAGGAAAAACATTTTCCTGACGCTATTAGAACCATTGCCCCCGTGCTGGCCCACGTACACATTAGCGAAAACGATCGGGGCACCCCCGGCGATGGACACATTCCCTGGGACGATACTTTCCGGACGCTTTCCGAACTGAATTATTCCGGCTGGATGACCATCGAAGCGTTTACCCGAAACGACATCAATTTTGCAAATTCAATCAACGTCTGGCGGGAATTCAGCAAACCGTGGGACATCGCCGAAAACGGTCTTAAATTCATCAAAGCCATGCAGGCTAAATACGCTAACGTATAA
- a CDS encoding Alcohol dehydrogenase zinc-binding domain protein (PFAM: Alcohol dehydrogenase zinc-binding domain protein; Alcohol dehydrogenase GroES domain protein~KEGG: bgl:bglu_2g18520 alcohol dehydrogenase GroES- like protein), translating into MMDSVVCVTPRQLAYQQVQKPVVTPGHAILKIRRIGICGTDLHAFEGTQPYFTYPRILGHELAADLVDADDAPGFSVGEAVTFLPYFNCGYCIACRTGKPNCCVRLQTVGVHIDGGMVEYYSVPVHTLVHGQGLSHDELALVEPLSIGAHGVRRADIQPGENVLVVGAGPIGLGTMEFARIAGGTVIAMDINAGRLDFCRTQLGVHHTINAQSADVMEQLAAITNGDMPTVVIDATGSLRAINTAFSYLAHTGRYVLVGLQKGDISVSHPELHKREATLMSSRNATRADFDHVIASMKAGLVKPTTYITHRVGFDQIVREFDSWLDPANGVIKAMVSLG; encoded by the coding sequence ATGATGGATTCAGTAGTGTGTGTGACGCCCCGACAACTGGCGTATCAGCAAGTACAAAAGCCTGTTGTTACACCGGGACATGCCATTCTTAAAATCAGACGGATTGGTATCTGCGGCACCGATTTACACGCCTTCGAGGGCACACAGCCCTATTTTACGTACCCCCGCATTCTGGGCCACGAACTGGCGGCCGATCTGGTCGATGCGGACGATGCCCCTGGCTTTTCGGTAGGGGAGGCCGTTACGTTTCTGCCGTATTTCAACTGTGGGTATTGCATTGCCTGCCGAACCGGCAAACCAAACTGTTGCGTTCGGCTGCAGACCGTTGGCGTTCATATCGACGGCGGTATGGTCGAGTATTATTCCGTTCCGGTGCACACGCTGGTGCATGGGCAGGGACTATCGCATGACGAACTGGCGCTGGTAGAACCCCTGTCGATTGGCGCGCATGGCGTTCGTCGGGCCGACATTCAGCCGGGCGAAAATGTGCTCGTGGTGGGAGCGGGGCCTATTGGGTTAGGAACGATGGAGTTTGCCCGGATTGCCGGGGGAACGGTCATTGCGATGGATATTAACGCTGGACGGCTGGATTTCTGCCGGACGCAGCTTGGCGTTCATCATACCATCAATGCACAATCGGCGGATGTGATGGAGCAACTGGCAGCTATCACCAATGGCGATATGCCTACGGTGGTCATCGACGCCACCGGTAGTTTACGAGCCATAAACACCGCCTTTTCGTATCTGGCGCACACGGGTCGGTACGTGCTGGTGGGTTTGCAGAAAGGCGACATCAGCGTAAGCCACCCGGAATTACACAAGCGGGAAGCTACCCTCATGAGCAGCCGCAACGCAACCCGCGCCGATTTCGACCATGTCATTGCCAGCATGAAAGCTGGTTTGGTAAAACCTACAACCTACATCACCCACCGCGTTGGTTTCGACCAGATTGTACGTGAGTTCGATAGCTGGCTGGACCCCGCCAATGGCGTCATTAAAGCCATGGTGTCGCTTGGCTAA
- a CDS encoding transcriptional regulator, Crp/Fnr family (PFAM: response regulator receiver; cyclic nucleotide-binding; regulatory protein Crp~SMART: response regulator receiver; cyclic nucleotide-binding; regulatory protein Crp~KEGG: lch:Lcho_2296 response regulator receiver sensor signal transduction histidine kinase): MKNILLIEDNDIIRENTAEILELSGYRVTTANNGKAGIELALVDRPDLIICDIMMPVLDGYGVLHIVNKNPALTGIPFIFLTAKSERDDFRRGMELGADDYLTKPFSESELLSAIESRLNRFTTLLSDNSTGEEGLSHSFVDTQSSGWFQSLVADRKLHRVPKKQFVYSDGDEPTRLYFLKNGRVKIVRTSHDGKELVTDLFGPNSFIGYRALLENTNYTDSAVTLDDSELIYIPKNEFLHILGTQPEAGRQFVHLLAGHVNGKEEQLLSMAYSSLRRRVADTLLRLGTSPDGEPVPPIQLSRDDLAAVIGTATESLIRILTEFKHDGLIEMSSAGIRIVEPDKLRRANW; encoded by the coding sequence ATGAAAAATATTCTGTTAATTGAAGATAATGATATTATCCGGGAAAATACAGCAGAAATTCTGGAACTGTCCGGTTACCGGGTCACGACGGCCAACAATGGCAAAGCCGGAATAGAACTCGCACTGGTCGACCGGCCTGACCTCATTATCTGCGATATTATGATGCCGGTGCTGGATGGATATGGCGTCCTGCATATCGTTAATAAAAACCCCGCCCTTACCGGAATTCCCTTTATTTTTCTGACCGCAAAATCGGAACGGGACGATTTCCGGCGGGGTATGGAGCTGGGAGCCGACGATTACCTGACCAAACCTTTTAGCGAAAGTGAACTCCTGAGTGCAATTGAAAGTCGACTAAACCGATTTACAACCCTGCTTTCTGACAACAGCACGGGGGAGGAAGGGCTGTCTCATTCGTTTGTGGATACGCAGTCGTCGGGCTGGTTTCAGTCGCTGGTTGCTGATCGTAAGCTGCACCGTGTACCCAAAAAACAATTCGTCTATAGCGATGGTGATGAGCCGACGCGGCTTTATTTTCTGAAAAACGGACGGGTAAAAATTGTGAGGACCAGCCATGATGGTAAAGAACTGGTGACCGATCTTTTTGGCCCGAACAGTTTCATTGGTTATCGGGCATTGCTGGAAAATACAAATTATACGGATTCGGCGGTTACGCTCGATGACTCGGAACTGATCTATATCCCCAAAAACGAATTTCTGCACATATTGGGTACGCAGCCCGAAGCCGGTCGCCAGTTCGTTCATTTATTAGCGGGCCACGTCAATGGCAAAGAAGAGCAGCTACTGAGTATGGCCTACAGTTCCCTGCGCCGTCGGGTGGCCGATACACTCCTCCGGTTAGGTACTTCGCCGGACGGTGAGCCGGTGCCACCGATCCAACTGTCACGCGATGATCTGGCGGCCGTTATTGGTACGGCGACGGAATCGTTGATCCGAATTCTGACCGAATTTAAACACGATGGATTGATTGAAATGAGCAGCGCGGGTATCCGGATTGTAGAACCGGATAAACTACGACGAGCTAACTGGTAG
- a CDS encoding membrane-bound dehydrogenase domain protein (TIGRFAM: membrane-bound dehydrogenase domain protein~KEGG: eba:ebA2883 cytochrome c subunit of cbb3 type cytochrome oxidase), with translation MKAFVSRKTNVYALLAVLGLLGLGISAFKFYASDSLKLKKEAHIMLIGNNLGSRMMNYDQFETEMQVRYPDSLLYIRNMCDPGDTPGFRPRSSRFSPWAFPGAERFQTEYANPSDSQGEFESPDQWLTRLKTDIIISFFGYNESFQGPAGLANYKAELDAFIKHTLSQKYNGKTAPQLAIVSPIAFEDLSATLDLPNGKKENANILLYTKAMKEVAEQNKVLFVDAFTPSQQWYNTTKEPLTIDGSQLNAEGYKKLGLLLADKVFGKAAPKAEANRKLIHEAVTEKNWMWHNDYKIPNGVHVYGRRYNPFGPDNYPAEIEKIRQMTAIRDTAVWLAATKGQTIDIAAADARTRKLPEVKTNFNPEKNGSLTYLSGKEALSKLKVPPGYKIELFASEEEFPDLAKPMQMSFDNKGRLWVAAMPSYPHYKPGDPKPNDKILILEDTNNDGKADKQTVFADHLHLPLGFEMAKEGVYISQGPNLKLFTDTNGDDKADKSEILMSGYDDHDTHHNSHAFTVDPSGAIYSGEGVFLHTNVETSYGPVRATNGGFYRYAPQLHKLERTAQLSIPNPWGIAFDDWGQPFFAETSSPDVRWMMPGTVLPRYGEATHKSVQLVEEAHRVRPTSGLEFVSSRHFPDELQGDFLINNTIGFLGMKEHTLVDDGTGYKSKHRMDLVVSEDRNFRPVDMEFAPDGSLYLIDWHNILIGHMQHNARDPLRDHSRGRVYRITYPSRPLVTPAKIDGASVETLLDNLKLPEYRTRYRTRRELRGRNATEVLAKLKTWVAGLDKKDPRYEHHLLEGLWVSWGMDKVDQNLLRQLLKAKDYHARAAAVQVVRYTGHQVPDQADLLMQAARDENSRVRLDAIVAASWIGKEKGLPILAEAAKKPLDDWMIHAHKTAVAHLKDMNVPKEKEVQEISSLKGQELAMFNLGKQIYAKEGYCTTCHQPDGKGLAASGFPPLSGTPWVTGSEERLIKIVLKGVMGPIEVAGKNYPGQVPMTPFGGLLKDNEVAAVLTYVRNAFGNKASPVSPATVKKVRAATERKVDFYSPTQLLKEHPMGTEDGVKSASTK, from the coding sequence ATGAAAGCCTTTGTTAGCAGGAAAACTAATGTTTACGCGTTGCTTGCCGTACTGGGCCTGTTAGGGCTGGGCATCAGCGCATTTAAGTTTTATGCGTCGGATTCGCTGAAACTTAAAAAAGAGGCCCATATCATGCTGATTGGCAACAATCTGGGGTCGAGGATGATGAACTACGACCAGTTTGAAACCGAGATGCAGGTTCGCTATCCGGACAGTCTGCTGTATATCCGCAACATGTGCGATCCCGGCGATACACCCGGTTTTAGGCCCCGTTCGAGCCGGTTTTCGCCCTGGGCGTTTCCGGGTGCCGAGCGTTTCCAGACCGAGTACGCTAATCCATCCGATAGCCAGGGTGAGTTTGAATCCCCCGACCAATGGCTAACCCGGCTCAAGACCGATATTATTATTTCCTTCTTTGGCTATAACGAATCCTTTCAGGGGCCGGCCGGACTGGCTAACTACAAAGCCGAACTTGACGCGTTCATCAAACACACGCTGAGCCAGAAATACAATGGCAAAACGGCTCCGCAACTGGCCATCGTGTCGCCCATTGCTTTTGAAGATCTATCCGCTACGCTCGATCTGCCCAACGGCAAGAAGGAAAACGCCAATATCCTGCTCTATACCAAAGCCATGAAGGAAGTGGCCGAGCAAAACAAGGTGCTGTTTGTCGATGCCTTTACCCCATCGCAGCAGTGGTACAATACCACCAAGGAGCCGCTGACCATCGACGGCTCCCAACTGAACGCAGAAGGGTATAAAAAGCTGGGACTTCTTCTGGCCGATAAGGTGTTTGGTAAGGCGGCTCCCAAAGCGGAAGCCAACCGGAAGCTGATACACGAGGCCGTAACGGAGAAAAACTGGATGTGGCATAACGACTATAAAATCCCCAACGGCGTTCACGTCTACGGACGTCGCTACAATCCGTTTGGCCCCGACAACTACCCGGCCGAAATCGAGAAAATCCGGCAGATGACCGCCATTCGGGACACGGCCGTCTGGCTGGCGGCTACGAAAGGGCAGACCATTGATATTGCCGCTGCCGATGCCCGCACCCGGAAGTTGCCGGAGGTGAAAACCAATTTCAACCCGGAGAAAAACGGGAGCCTGACCTACCTCAGCGGAAAGGAAGCGTTGAGTAAGCTGAAAGTGCCGCCGGGCTACAAAATTGAGCTTTTTGCGTCGGAAGAAGAGTTTCCGGATTTGGCGAAACCCATGCAGATGTCGTTCGACAACAAAGGACGTCTCTGGGTGGCGGCCATGCCGAGTTACCCGCACTACAAACCCGGCGACCCTAAGCCGAACGACAAAATCCTGATTCTGGAAGATACTAACAACGACGGTAAAGCCGATAAGCAAACCGTTTTTGCGGATCATCTGCACCTGCCACTTGGTTTCGAAATGGCCAAAGAAGGCGTTTACATCTCACAGGGACCAAACCTCAAACTCTTCACCGATACGAACGGGGACGACAAAGCCGACAAGAGTGAAATCCTAATGAGCGGCTACGACGACCACGACACCCACCACAACAGTCACGCCTTTACCGTCGACCCATCGGGCGCTATTTACTCGGGCGAGGGCGTTTTTCTGCATACCAACGTTGAAACCTCGTACGGACCCGTTCGGGCGACAAACGGCGGTTTCTACCGGTATGCGCCCCAACTGCACAAACTGGAACGGACAGCCCAGCTTTCGATCCCAAACCCCTGGGGCATTGCCTTCGATGATTGGGGACAGCCCTTTTTCGCCGAAACATCCAGCCCCGACGTTCGGTGGATGATGCCTGGCACGGTGCTGCCCCGCTACGGCGAGGCCACCCACAAATCGGTGCAGTTAGTTGAAGAAGCGCACCGTGTGCGGCCAACGTCCGGTCTGGAATTCGTTTCCAGCCGCCACTTCCCGGATGAGCTACAGGGCGATTTCCTGATCAACAACACTATTGGCTTCCTGGGAATGAAAGAACACACCCTTGTTGACGATGGTACGGGCTACAAAAGCAAACACCGGATGGATTTGGTCGTGAGCGAAGACCGGAACTTCCGCCCTGTCGATATGGAGTTTGCCCCCGATGGGTCGCTGTACCTGATCGACTGGCACAACATCCTCATCGGGCACATGCAGCACAACGCCCGCGACCCCCTGCGCGACCATTCGCGGGGCCGGGTGTACCGGATTACGTACCCTTCGCGCCCGCTCGTGACGCCCGCTAAAATTGACGGTGCTTCGGTAGAAACCTTGCTCGATAACCTCAAACTACCCGAATACCGTACCCGTTACCGCACCCGGCGCGAACTCCGGGGCCGAAATGCGACCGAAGTGCTGGCCAAGCTGAAGACTTGGGTGGCCGGGCTGGACAAGAAAGATCCCCGCTACGAACATCACCTGCTGGAAGGCCTTTGGGTAAGTTGGGGCATGGATAAAGTGGACCAAAACCTGCTTCGTCAGCTGTTAAAAGCGAAAGATTACCACGCCCGTGCGGCAGCCGTTCAGGTAGTGCGCTACACCGGCCATCAGGTACCCGATCAGGCCGATCTGCTGATGCAGGCCGCCCGTGATGAAAACAGCCGAGTGCGACTCGATGCCATCGTGGCCGCTTCCTGGATCGGCAAGGAAAAAGGATTGCCCATTTTAGCAGAAGCCGCCAAAAAGCCGCTCGACGACTGGATGATTCATGCCCATAAAACGGCGGTGGCTCATTTGAAAGACATGAACGTACCGAAAGAAAAGGAAGTCCAGGAGATATCGTCGCTGAAAGGGCAGGAACTGGCCATGTTCAATTTGGGCAAGCAGATTTACGCCAAAGAGGGCTACTGCACCACCTGTCACCAGCCGGATGGAAAAGGCCTGGCCGCTTCCGGATTTCCGCCCCTCAGTGGTACGCCCTGGGTAACGGGCAGCGAAGAGCGGCTGATCAAAATTGTGCTGAAAGGGGTGATGGGACCTATTGAAGTAGCGGGTAAAAACTACCCCGGACAGGTACCCATGACGCCCTTCGGCGGGTTGCTGAAAGACAACGAAGTAGCTGCTGTGCTGACCTATGTCCGAAACGCATTTGGCAACAAAGCGTCGCCGGTTAGCCCCGCTACGGTGAAGAAAGTCCGTGCCGCTACAGAGCGGAAAGTGGACTTCTATTCGCCAACGCAACTGCTCAAAGAGCACCCAATGGGCACTGAAGACGGCGTAAAGTCGGCAAGCACGAAGTAG